AAAATCATACCATTTACCCAGATCCTTTAAAATATCTTCCAAAGAACAATTATCAAATATCAACCGTCCGTCTTTCCAGCCTAGGAACAAATCCACGTTCACCTCCCGTACATCCATCTGTGACGTTTTCTTGTCAAAAGAGGCCTGCATATTCGGGGTCAGGATCACCCCGCACCCCTCACTTTCCACGCTCACTTTTCCCTTTTTAAGTGTTGTACGGACACATTCTTCATCCCCATAAGCCCGCACCCCGAATTCCGTTCCGAGAACCTGTATCTCCAAAGAATTTGCCTCCACGATAAAAGGTTTACACGTATCTCTTTCCACCTCAAAATACGCTTCTCCTTTCAAATAAACCCGCCTGTCTTTACCACTGAATTTGACTGGATATGTTAATTCTGATTCGGCATTCAGATAAACTGTCGTCCCGTCGGACAATACCAGCACGTACTCCCCACCCCGGGGTATTTTCATCGTGTGGAACTCCATCACCGTGTCAACACTTCCTTCCGTGTAGGTCAAAATTTCCTTGTTCGCGGAAAGTGCCACTTTCGTGGAAACCAATGATGCCAGAGAGCTTGTGTCTTTTAAATTCACGGTCGTCCCGTCCCCCATAACCAAAATTGCCTGAGGTTTTATTTTCTTTATCAGATGAGCCTTAGCCATCAAGGAATCACCAGGTAACTCAACATCCCGATCTCCCAACATCCAGATCCCACCGATCAACACAACTGCAATCAATATTGCGGCGTACTGAAACATCCGTCTCATACTCAAGCGCCGACGTCCAATCGTTTTCCCATAGATCAGTTTCCATTCTGATTCCATCTCCTTACCCGTCATCTCGCAAGCCTTTAAACTTTCCTCGAAATGAACACGGGAAGTCATTCTTTGAAAAAGAGCCTCGTTCTCGGGGAAACTTTCCCGCCATTCAAGCAACTCCTTTTTCCCGGTATCATCCAACGTCCCTTGCACGTGGCGGACAATTAACTGTACGATATATTCTCTTGTTTTCAATGTCATTTTTGTGCTTTTAATACCAAAACGGGAACCACCCCCTTTGGTGTAATAAGAAAATGCCACTTTTTTCAAAAAAAATTCACACAATATATTAATCTTCTATTAATCAATACATTCTCTCACATCAGTTTGTTATACTATCGTTAAACACGTGTTTCATAGAAACGGAGACTTTACGAAGGCATATCGACGGGATAAAGGGACAGATATAAAAGAATATATGCCGCAAGGACGAACAAAAACATGAGGTTGGTCGACTTATACCCGGACTTCGTCTATTATTTCATCCCCATTCCCAAACATCTTCTACTTTTATCCCGTGAATAAAAAATCAATACAATATGAAATCTATCCTATGCTATCTATTCTTTTTTATCCCGCTCGCCTATCAGCAAACACACGCTCAAGTCTACTTTAAAACGGAGTACATCAGTTCTACCTCATATAAAGATGAAGAGAATAAACTTTCGGGAGCCAAGGGAGATTTAAAAGTAATACAAGGTGGATTCCGAGTTCCGCTTTCAGTTAAAATGAACGAGAATAACAGCCCCACGGCCTGGGTAATCGGATGTAGCGCATCACACGCAAGCATGAGTAACAAGAAACTTCCCGTAACCCTATGTCCCTCGGATATGTTAAACCTTCAAATCGGGTTAACACACACGAGACCGCTAAATGCTAAATGGTCCATGCTGGCAACCGTTGGGGCCGGCCTTTACATGGATAGCGATAATCTATCCAAGGCAAGATGGGATAATATACTGGGACAAGGTGCCATCGTGTTCATCCGCCATTTACGCCCGAACCTAGACCTTGGTGTGGGAGCCGCCCTGAATAACACGTTTGGTTATCCTATGCTCTTCCCCGCATTCTATTTCAACTGGCGATTAGAAGGACGTTACGAGGTAAATGTTGCCTTAATTGATGCCGTGCGGGTTTCCGTGGGCATGAAATTTAACAACCACCTGAAATTAAGTCTTGTTGCCGAAATGGACGGGATGATGGCTCTTTCCGAGAGAAACGGGAAAAAGATGTATTTCACCCAGCAATACGTGGTTGTCGGGTTACGTCCGGAATTCACACTCGGCAAATCGTTATCCATCCCGCTCACCTTGGGCATTACTCCGGCTCGGAGTGCTTTTTACTCGAAAAGAAGTTTAAAGGAATACTTCTCCGATGACGACGAGAGCGATCCGCATTTCAGATTGGGATTCTATTGCTCTCTCGGTATAGCATGGAAATTCTAAAAAGAAATCATTAAATTTATCCCCAGTTTTACACGCAAATGTCCAATTCAATCACATATAAAAACGGAAACCAGTATTGGGAAAATTTCCTAATGCATCCAAAATTTCGGATTTTCAGGCACTTGTTGATTCTCCTGCTGCTTGGAATTATCGTCATGAGGGGACTCTTCGAGAACTCCGAGTTTTCCCCGGGATGGAATGCCATCACGTTGATTAACATCACCCTCATATTCCTGTTCTGGGGGATAATATGCTTGAACACGTATATATTAATACCTCGTCTTCTTTTTAAAGGTAAGTATTGGACATACGCGATTTGCCTGCTTTCGTGTACCCTATTTCTCCTATTCATGATGTTTCTGGTTATTTTCATCTCGAAATTTTATTTCCCGGTATTTCACGAGGCAATTAAACCGAATTGTAATCTTTTTCTGTTCTTTTTCATTAACTTCCTAGGCATCTTTTTTTATATCTCGGCATTTTCCATGACCATATTCCTGCAACGCTGGATCATGCACAGCCGACAATTGCAGGAATTGGAAAAAAGCAAGGTACAGAATGAACTCGACCGTCTGAAAGATCAGGTTCAACCGGACTTCTTGTCACGTATGTTAAACACGGCCAACGTGCTGACCAAAAAGGATGCGGGCAAAGCTTCTTCTCTCTTACTCCGTTTAAGTCGCCTGCTGCGCTATCAACTCTATGATAGTATGCGGGAAAAGGTGCTGTTAAGTGCGGATATTTCGTTTATTCGGGATTACATGAACTTAGAGAAAATACTCAACGATCGTTTTGACTTCAGTATCACGATGGATAAGGACATTGATCATGTTCTGGTTCCTCCCTTGCTTTTTATTCCTGTTGTTGAACATGCCCTCGGGTATATCCGATCCCATGACACGGGTAAATTCCCCGATATATACATCCTGTTCAAAATGAAGAACAACAACCTGTACTTCGCCTGTATCTATCCTCCCGGCCTTTCGAAAGAGCCAGCCAACGGGTTATATAACCTGCATCGAAGACTCCAGTTATTGTACGGGGAGAGCTTTCTACTTGAAACAAAACAAGGAGACAAAAATAACATTACCAGTTTACAAATATGTTTATAAAGAACCACCTGAACCCGCACTTTCAGTTGAATCCAAATTTCAACCAGATCAGAAATATCACGACCTTTCTGATCATCGCTTTCTTTGCTTTCCAGAACGTGTACGGTTACTTCACCGGGATAGGCTGGTTCTATGCTTATCTCATCAGCTTGTCCATGTTCATGCTACCGACCTATATCAACCAGTTTATCTTGATTCCCCACCTGCTCGTGAAGAATAAATTGTCGTTTTATATTGCGGCCTTGTTTCTCATCATTATTACAGGATTATTGATTTATGTCCCTATCGTTCAGTATCTTTATCAAAAATATGGCGTGATCACGGAGATTTTCGTGAACGAGAACGCCTACTCTTTACCCAATGTTCTTTACGCGATCGTGATCATCGGGATGATCACCATGGGAACCACCAGTATCGAACTGTTCCGGCGCTGGATGATCTATGACCGGCAAATCACGGAACTGGAAAAAACTACGATGCAGTCGGAATTGCAGCAATTGAAGAACCAGATCAATCCCCATTTCCTGTTCAATATGCTCAACAATGCCAATATTCTCGTGAAGGAAGACCCGGACGAGGCTTCCCGTCTCCTGACCAAGCTCGACGATATGCTGCGCTACCAATTGAACGACAGCGCCCGGCAAGAGGTTTTCTTGAGTGCGGACATTCACTTCCTGACGGGATTTCTCGAACTGGAAAAGATGCGCCGGGATCATTTCGAGTACTTGATCTCAAAGGAAGGTGATGTGAATAACGTGAAGATTCCCCCGCTACTCTTTATCCCCTTTGTTGAAAATGCTATAAAACATAACCCCGATAGCGAGAATTTATCGTACATTTACCTTTATTTTTGTGTGGAACATGACGAGCTGACTTTCACCTGCGAAAACTCCAAACCTCTCGTTCCGGTAAAGAAAGAAACC
The window above is part of the Butyricimonas paravirosa genome. Proteins encoded here:
- a CDS encoding FecR family protein, which translates into the protein MTLKTREYIVQLIVRHVQGTLDDTGKKELLEWRESFPENEALFQRMTSRVHFEESLKACEMTGKEMESEWKLIYGKTIGRRRLSMRRMFQYAAILIAVVLIGGIWMLGDRDVELPGDSLMAKAHLIKKIKPQAILVMGDGTTVNLKDTSSLASLVSTKVALSANKEILTYTEGSVDTVMEFHTMKIPRGGEYVLVLSDGTTVYLNAESELTYPVKFSGKDRRVYLKGEAYFEVERDTCKPFIVEANSLEIQVLGTEFGVRAYGDEECVRTTLKKGKVSVESEGCGVILTPNMQASFDKKTSQMDVREVNVDLFLGWKDGRLIFDNCSLEDILKDLGKWYDFDVRYAREDARLIPFSLNIKKHDAFAEVLQLLEDTGCVKFDIRDNVVVVK
- a CDS encoding sensor histidine kinase; translation: MHPKFRIFRHLLILLLLGIIVMRGLFENSEFSPGWNAITLINITLIFLFWGIICLNTYILIPRLLFKGKYWTYAICLLSCTLFLLFMMFLVIFISKFYFPVFHEAIKPNCNLFLFFFINFLGIFFYISAFSMTIFLQRWIMHSRQLQELEKSKVQNELDRLKDQVQPDFLSRMLNTANVLTKKDAGKASSLLLRLSRLLRYQLYDSMREKVLLSADISFIRDYMNLEKILNDRFDFSITMDKDIDHVLVPPLLFIPVVEHALGYIRSHDTGKFPDIYILFKMKNNNLYFACIYPPGLSKEPANGLYNLHRRLQLLYGESFLLETKQGDKNNITSLQICL
- a CDS encoding sensor histidine kinase, which gives rise to MFIKNHLNPHFQLNPNFNQIRNITTFLIIAFFAFQNVYGYFTGIGWFYAYLISLSMFMLPTYINQFILIPHLLVKNKLSFYIAALFLIIITGLLIYVPIVQYLYQKYGVITEIFVNENAYSLPNVLYAIVIIGMITMGTTSIELFRRWMIYDRQITELEKTTMQSELQQLKNQINPHFLFNMLNNANILVKEDPDEASRLLTKLDDMLRYQLNDSARQEVFLSADIHFLTGFLELEKMRRDHFEYLISKEGDVNNVKIPPLLFIPFVENAIKHNPDSENLSYIYLYFCVEHDELTFTCENSKPLVPVKKETGGLGLSNVQRRLELLYGKDYSLRIEETETQYKVHLQLKL
- a CDS encoding DUF6268 family outer membrane beta-barrel protein, producing MKSILCYLFFFIPLAYQQTHAQVYFKTEYISSTSYKDEENKLSGAKGDLKVIQGGFRVPLSVKMNENNSPTAWVIGCSASHASMSNKKLPVTLCPSDMLNLQIGLTHTRPLNAKWSMLATVGAGLYMDSDNLSKARWDNILGQGAIVFIRHLRPNLDLGVGAALNNTFGYPMLFPAFYFNWRLEGRYEVNVALIDAVRVSVGMKFNNHLKLSLVAEMDGMMALSERNGKKMYFTQQYVVVGLRPEFTLGKSLSIPLTLGITPARSAFYSKRSLKEYFSDDDESDPHFRLGFYCSLGIAWKF